The genomic stretch CTCTAACACTTCCTTTGTCATGCCGATTCCGGTGTCGGAAACAGTTAATACAACAAAGCGTCCGGGTTGGTTATCGCGGGTCACATTCGCATTCCGTTGTCGGGTAGCAATGGTAAGGGTGCCACCGCTCGGCATCGCATCACGGGCGTTTACAACTAAATTCATTAATACTTGTTCGATTTGTCCGGAGTCGGCTTTTATCGTTGTAGGTTCATCGGTTAACTCGAAACGGAGTTCGATATCTTCCCGGATCAATCGACGTAGCAGTTTCGTTACGCCCAAACAAATCTCGTTCAGTGAAACGAGTTTCATCTCTTGGATTTGGCGGCGGCTAAAAGTTAGCAATTGGCGAGTGAGTGCAGAGCCGCGATCCACCATTTCCTGAATTGTTCTCAATCCTTCATACAACGGATTGTCCTGCGGCATCTCGGCAACCATCAATTCGGCATTAGAGTTCACAACTGTGAGCAGATTGTTGAAATCATGGGCTACACCGCCGGCTAACCGCCCAATCGCCTCCAATTTTTGCGATTGGTGGAGTTGCTCTTCCAGTTGACGTTCGCGGGTAAGGTCGCGTTTGACGGCAATATAGTTGGTGATATTACCAGCAACATCCAATACCGGGGTAATCGTCGCATCTTCCGAGAAGTATGTGCCGTCCTTCCGTTTGTTGACAAGCAGGCCGTGCCAGACATTGCCGCTCGATAACGTTGACCACAATGTTTGATAATAGGTCTGATCATGCTGACCGCTTTTCAGGAATCGAGGATTATTGCCGATCACTTCGTCGCGGGTATAACCGGTTGCTTTTTCAAAATAGGGATTCACATATTGAATAGTACCGGCAGCATCCGCGATTACAACTGTTTCCGATATTTGCTCCACCGCAGTAAACAACCGCAACCGTTCCGCTTCCGTGTGTTTGCGTTCCGTGACGTCAAACGCGATAGCAATTCTTGCCCGCCGCCCTAAAAACTCGATATTATTGGCGATGATATCGACATAAATAAGAGTGCCATCTTTTAGTTTGTGGCGCCAATCGATGAGAGTAACCAATCCCCGATCATTTTCGGCAACGACTTTCTCCAAGCGGGGTACATCCTCCGTCGCGAAGATATCCCGTGCCGTCATTGTCATGATTTCTTCGAACGAATACCCATACTTTTGGATTGCCGCATCGTTGATCGCTATGAATCTTAGCGAGTCGAATTCGTAAATCCACATCGGTGACGGATTCTTTTGAAAGAGCATCCGGTATTGACGTTCCGATTCCCGAAGTGCTTCCTCAGCGAGTTTTTTCTGATAGAACTCGCTTAACTGCTGAGTGATGTTGTTTACCAGATCCAATAGATGGTGATCTGCCTGACGGACATCGTTCATAAAGAAACAAAGCACAGCGACAACTTCGGCACCAACCATTACCGGAATCCCGAATCCTGTATGCAAACCGCACTCTTCAGCGATTTTTTGGCGAAGAAACGTACTTGCATTTTCCGTTATTATGTCCTGTACCCATACGGGCGCTTTACGCGCCCAAGTCGTACCGGGAAGACCAACCCCGGGGAAAATCTGCATCTCACGGGAAAGCTCGTTAAACGTCTCCAATTGGGGCAGTGAAGGATGGTGATAACAGGGTAAGTGTGTCAGGAAGTCAAATCCTTCCGGTACCCACGCTTCACCCAGCACCCAACCGCTCGCCACACAGAACTCTGCAACCGTTTTTTCGAGCGCTTCTTTGATATCGCTGGATTCGTGAATTGCAGTGGAGACCGAATACAACATCTCAAATTCGCGCTCCGTTTGCATCCGGCTGGTGATATCGCGGGAAAACACGGATGCCCCGACCACCGCTCGCTGGTTGTTGAAAATCGGATTGAATGAGACTTCGTAATACTTCGTTTTTAATGAGGAGATTCCTGCCGTTTGAACAATAGTGAACTGTTCGCCGCCAATCGCTCGATGCAAATACGCTTGGATAGTTTGCCGGTACTCTCCTTCGCCCAACGCCTTGAAAACCGATTCACCGACTTTCGGTTCGACGCCAAAGAATTCTTTAACTCGATTGCAATGAACATGATTAAAACTGGTGTACAGGTAATCGCAATTGATCGAATACAACGAGTCGCTGGTGCTTTCCAGAATGCTCTGTAAAGTGGAGAATTGGAATGCTAACGTCTCTTCCGCCTGTTTCCGGTTGGCAATTTCGGTTAACGCCTTCTGATATAATTGTACATTGCGCAGTGCAAGCGAAGCGTGTTGCGCTAACGCCTGAACCAGTTTCAAGTCTTCATCGGTATAGCTATTGTATCGATAACCGAATACTTGAATTACACCGGTGACTTCACCTTCGACCAACATGGGAACTATCAGGGCAGACCGGGTAACTACTGCATTATCGGGAACAGTCTCCAACAAATGTCCTTCTTTATCGATATAGTTTGAGGTGTTTGCCGTACGCAACTGAGAAGGATAGTCATCAATAATCAACGGTTGTTTTGAACGGATTACGATGCTTTGCGTTCCTTTGCCCTCAGGCTCGAGGGGGATTGGAGGAAATCCCGAAACATCGAGCCAATTGCCATCCTGACAAGCAGCGCTACAACGAATAATCTCGGATTCTGCATCAAATTCGGAAACGATAAGCCCCGTGCAATTCATCGCAAGCGAGATGCACTCTTTTATTGTTTCGTAGATTTTCGCCAAGTCGAGGGTTTGGTTTAGTTTCTGGGCAGCTTGGTTTAACAAATCGAGTCGATTCGAGCGTTCAAGCAACTCCTCTTCGATTCGAACCAATCCGCTGATATCGGTGATGGTACCGACCATCTTGGTGGGATTCCCGTTGATATCCCACGTAACCATTTTGCCGCGGCTAAGCACCCAAATCCACTCGCCACTCTTTTTTTGCGCGCGATGACGATTCTCGTAGAAAGATGTTTTCTCGTTGATGTGTGTTTGGAAATCTTGCAAGATTGTTGGCATGTCGTCAGGATGAATCACTTTCTTCCAAAACTGGGGATCTCCGATAATTTCCAGCAGTTTGTAGCCTAACAATCTTGCCCAACTCGGGCTGTACGCTGCATTGCCGGTAGTTAGATCAACCTCCCACATCCCGGCATTGGTGCTCATTAGGGCAAGTCCGAGCATGTCGCGGCTATAAAGCAATTGGCTGTCGGCCCGTCGTTTTTCCAATTGCAGGCGGTGTCGTTCTTGGGCATGGCGAATTGCAGGTGCTAATCGGCTAAGGTGTTCTTTGATAACATAATCATCGGCACCGGCGTGGATGCAGTCTACCGCAACCTCTTCGTTAATCGACCCGGTGATGACGATGATTGGTATGTGAGGATTGAATTCTTTTACGATTCGGATGGTATCCATACCAGTGAAACGGGGCAGCATAAAATCTGTTAAAACGAGGTCAGGCGGCAACTCGTCCATTGCACAAGAAAGCTCTTCCCCGGTTTCCACATGACGGTAATGAAACTCGAAACCCGCACGAACAAGTTCACGTATGATCAACTCGACATCCGAGGGTAAGTCTTCTACGATGATAACTTCAAGCGGGACGACCATTCTCTTCCTCGGTTCGATCTGTAAAGTGTTACGAAAAATAAACGTTTAATTTGCTACCGGCGGCTCATTGAGTAAGAGCCAATACAACCCGAGATCGCAAACCGCTTGCACAAACCGTTCAAATTCCACCGGCTTAACGATATAACTATTGACTCCCAACTTGTAGCACTCCTCGATATCGACGTCTTCGCGCGAAGATGTCAGCACAACAATTGGAATCGATTTCCGCTCGGGGTCGGCTTTGATCTGGCGTAACACTTCGAGACCGCTTATCTTCGGCAACTTCAAATCGAGCAAAACTAATTTCGGTCGCTGTAGTTTGCTGCGTTGTTCATACTTGCCGCGGGCATAGAGAAAATCTAACGCCTCTTCGCCGTCGCCGACGACATGAACGAAATTCACGAAATTGTGTTTGCGCATAGCGCGCATTGTTAGCTCGACATCATCGGGATTGTCTTCGACATAGAGAATGTCAATTGTCTTGGATGCGACGTTCATAATAGTTTCTCCTGAATCGGTAAGCTGAAGTAAAAAGTTGCCCCTTCGTTTTCTATGCTTTCCGCCCATACTCTGCCGTGGTGGCGATGAATAATGCGTTGAACGATAGCCAACCCAACACCGGTACCTTCAAACTCGCTTGGGCTGTGGAGTCGTTGAAATACCCCGAATAGCTTTTCATGGTAGCGCATATCGAAGCCGGCGCCGTTATCGCGAATAGTATAAACAACCTCGTCGTTGATGATTTCTCCGCTAACTTCAATTTTGCTTTGTGGTTTCTTAGATGTGAATTTAATTGCGTTACTGAGTAGGTTGGCCCATACTTGTCGCAGCAAAGTTGGGTCGCCGAATGCATCCGGCAAAGGATTCAATGTAAACAATATCTTCTCCCTTTGCGCGGTGTTCGTGTACTCATAATACATTGCCCGTACCATTTCGGTCATCGAAACTGATGAAGCCAGCAGATTTGATCGGCCTACTCGGGAGAACGATAGCAAATCATCAATGAGCTGCGCCATTTTTTTTGCGTTGTTTCGTATGACTTCAAGCAGACGTTTTGCCTCGCTGTCGAGCTGTTTTCCATAGTCCTCGTTGATGATGCGTGAGAATCCATCGATCGCGCGGAGGGGAGCACGGAGATCATGGGATACCGAATAAGAAAACGCTTCCAATTCCTTATTGGCGAGTGTCAATGCTTCGGTACGTTGTTCGACGCGCTGTTCCAACTCGACATTCAACTTTCGTAATTGTTCTTCGGCGGATTTTACTCGCGAGATATCAAGAATGAAAGCTGCTGATCGCTCGCGTTCCTGTCCTAACAGAATGTATCCTACCAATACCCAAATGTGCGATCCGTCTTTCCGGATGTACTGTTTTTCATACGGCGAGCATACACCAAACGCACGAGCTTCATCGATACCCTTCGTGTCAGCGGAAATGAACTCAGGAGGCGTGATCTCATCCCACTTCACTTTGCCGTCGATTATTTCATCCCGGCTGTAGCCGATGATGCGGCAAAACTCTTCATTCGCTTCATAAATGCCGCCGTAAATATCGCCCAGGATCGTTCCGAATAAATTTGACTCGAAGAATGCCCGCAACCGCTCTTCACTGGTTTTCAACGCTTCCATCGAATTTCTGCGCTCGGTGATGTTGTCGAATACAACGACAAAATGATCGTCTTTGGGGCTGAAAACCGAAATATCGAACCATTGTTGTAATGGCGCGAGATACGATTCAAAGCGATGGGGAATGCCAGACTTTGCCACTTTTCCATAAATCTCAAACAACTCCGGGCTGCCCGAACGAATCCCGGGTATCACATCGCAAACGTTTTTTCCGACTACATTTTTTAACCCGGTCTGGGTCTCAAACGCTTGATTAACACTTAAAAAAGTGTAGTCGATGGGAGTGTCGTTCTCATCGAAAATCATTTTATGGTAGGCGTATCCATTCAACATGTTCTCGAATAAAGAGCGGTAGGATAACTCGCTGGCTATCTTCTCTTTCTCGATTTCGTACATCTGAATTCTCTGATCATTTCTACGGCGCTGCCACCAATATGCCAGCAGTGCAATAAACAGCGATACCATAAGCAGTGAGATCGCTAAAACCATTAGCATTCGTTCAAAAAACGGACGATCAATTTCGTCCCGGTCAACCTTTACGACCAACCCCCATCCAGTGCCGGGAAGCCCCTGTACAGCCGCCAAAACCCGCTTGCCGCGATAGTCGATTCCTTCACGAATTCCGAACTCATTTCGTACCGCCATTGCCGCCGGCAAAGTTTTGGAGTGGATCGATTCTCGGTACTGCAAGGGTTCATAGTCGACAAGTCGAAGCTCGTTGATGATGACGACACTGTCATCCTCTGCGCGCGCTAAAACACACTCCACAGTTTGAGAGTGGGAGGGAAAGTTCTTCAACATCGGATAAAGGTTTTTGTAAGGATTAATTGTAAGGACGACACATCCAGCAAAAGCGGAATTGCTGCTATGGAAAAAGGGAATGAGTATTTCTAAATGAACGGTGTCACCCGGTGGAAGATGAAAATCGTAGACGACAATACTGCGAATGCTTGCAGCGCTATCCTGATGACGATAAAACGTGTCGCTCGAGTGGATGTCTTTTTTCGGTAAGGACAATCGCAATGTTTTCGTGTGGTCGTAAACCCGCATGATCGAGTATTTATTGTTTATGTACATCGCATTTAAACGGTCGCGGAGCTGTTTCTCAATCGCTTGATTGTTGGGATTATGATCCAGTAAGGAAACGTATTCGCGGATGTCGGGACTCGAGAAAAGAAAATTGGCATCGCTTAACCGTTCGTTTCGCCAATCGATGATTTGCTGTGTTTTAAGATCGGCGATGGCTTGTAACTCCGATGTCACAAACGCATTGTGTCGTTTAAGCTCCGAGCGATAATACAACCAACTGCCAATAACTAACAGGAGCAGAGCAGCAAAAACAGCGACAAAAAATGCTCTTGGCAACGGTTTCGGGTATTGTTCCATCTCCGTTCCTCAACAAAAAGAATTTACAGGGGGGGGCATGTTGCTTTGATAGCTACAAAATCAAAAATATTGCCTTTGGAGTCAAGTGAATTTAGCCACATCAAAAAAAAACACGATTAAAACCACTAACTGAAAGAGATTTCGTGAACATCCGATCAAGTCTTGCTTATTTCAAAGAATTTCCGAGAAAGAATCGTTTGTTGACAATCAATTATAATATCCACATTATCAAACACATAAGAGAAGATTAAACCAACTTACCGACGATTGTATCCAATAAGTACAGAAGCGGATGTGGAGGTTACTCCACAATGAATAGGAGGAAGAGAAATGAAGTATGTAGTCAGTCGAATGACTTTACTACTTGCGGTCGGTGTCATGATGATAATCGGTTGTACCAAGAGTAGCACAGGACCGGATGAACAAGCCGCAACCTATCAACAGGAAGTCATTGAGTTAACTCAGAATGAAGAAGCGGACTACTTTAGCTTCGACGATTTAATCGAAGACGATACGTTTGATGGTGGGGGAATGGGGTTGGATGATGTTGATACCGCAATCGTTCCGTTGCGTTGGGGACGTTTTGCCCGTACCACTTCCTACACCCGTGAAGCAATTGCCGACAGTTTAACTCCGGACACGGTACGAGTAACGGTCACGAGAACAGTAACTGGTGTATTCCGGATTATCACTTCAACCGATACCATCGATAAACCATTTACCGATGTCTATCGTCGCAATGGTGTATTCCATCGGGTAGCTCATACCCGGCATCGACACTTGAATTGGCGCTTGGTTCGAATCAGTGCAATCGAAGGACAAACGCAAAATAATAGCGCGGTCGATATCGCAACAGTGACTTGGTATCGTAAAGGGACGAACGAAACCGATTGGACGCAAATCGGGCAAGTGACCGACCCCCTCGCATATTGGCACCTTCGCGACGTCTTGCCGGTGTACTATCCGGGTGATTCACTCAAGGTGGAAGTAGCGATGCCGGTGGGAACTGAGTATTACGGTCAATTGCATTATCGGCCTTGGCGATCACACGACCGCCACCGCACACCGTTTGTTGCTGCATCTTCAAATGTGTTTACTGCGACTGGCACAATCCCATCGGGTATTCGAGGGAGCGAGAAGCGACAAATCTTTGTTGACTTCATGACAAACGGTACGTTGTTTGATGATGCCGAACCGTATGCCGCGAATGCATGGGGTTTGTTGTACCGGGTTTCACAATAAGTGGAACGTATCCATACCAAGAAAAGACTGTGTGAACATTCCGTGTTTGCAAAGTAGACAACGGGGTCTCGATCAGAGACCCCGTTATTTTTTTCCCGTTTGATAAAACTACTACGAAAATAACATTGCAATGCGATTACGGATCGAACTGAGAGCGTTGCGAAGGAAACCGTCGGCGATTGTAAATCCTTCCAACCGAATGAGTTTCGCACCAAAATAAAAAACAACTCCTGCGATCAAACTGGGAACTAAAACCAGCCATAGTTTTGCGAGCGGAAGTAGAATCGCAACCGGTTCAATAGTAGTAACCACGATTCGGGTCAAAGCTGCAACGGCAATTGCAAACGGGATTCCTTTCAGGAAGAAAAACAGCATTCTCCGCTGAGGTAACTCCACCCGAAAGCGGGGAGCGATGTATGTTAAAATTATTAGTTGCAACGCTAAACCAGTAAACGATGCTATCGCAAGCCCCGGTGTTCCTAACGGCTTAATCAGCAGGAAGTTTAATGCGACATCGATTGCAATTGTACCTGCCAGTACAACCGTTGGTACTAAGGTGTTCCGTTCGGCATAGAAGGCGCGATACAAGACCAGCAGTGGAATAAATACGGTTAACGATCCACAGAGAATCGTTAGAATACTTGCTACCCGAATTGAATCGGTTGCGACAAACGCACCGCGTTCGAATGCTAATCGCACAACCGGCAAAGTTACACCTGCTAACACCGTTGCCCCTAGTAACGTTATAAACGAGACTCCTAAGATTGCTTTATTCAATAGTCTACGATACTCATCCCGCGAACAGGATACCGCCGATTCGGAAAGGCGGGGAAATAGTGCCGGGATGATGGTGGCAACAACTAACTCGACACACATCATATAAGTGCGTTGGGCATAGGCTAACGCCGATAACTCCCCGACAGGCAATCCCGAAGCAAGATAGCGGTTGATGAATTGCACGCTCTGTCCGAGCAACGCCGCAAGCAGCATTGGTAGTGCCATCCGGTAGAAACCCGCCAAGTGCCGGTCGAAAAGCATCGGTCGTAGCGTACTCCGTCCGATCTTTCCGAACAACAAAGCCAGTGGAACAACGAGCATGGTGGCAAGCCAGCTCCATGCCATCGCTTCCGCACCAAACCACCATGCCCCAAGGAACAATGCCAACAGTCCCGCTACATTGGCGAGTAGCGGCGATATTGCCGGAGCCGTCCACTTATCATACAGCTGATAGACATTTTGCAGGATGAGAAACAATACTCCGCCAATAACTCCCGGCATTGCAATCCGCAGAAAACGTTGGGCGAGTGCCGATTCCTCTGGAGTAAACATCGGTGCGATCCAGCGGATTAACTGCGGGGCGAATAGTATTGTTAGTGCAGTTAGAGTGGCAGTTATGAGTAGCAGTTGGGTTTGGATTGCCCGTAACGATCTTCGTGCTTCTTCTTCGCCGAAATCAGCTTTTAGTCCGATAAAATGGGGAATGAGGGTGGTCGATAGTACGGAAGCAGCAGTTCCGAAAAGGGTTAAAGGAAAGAACACTGCCGCTGTGAAGGCATCGACCATTCGAGAAGCGCCAAAAAGCGCCGCAATAGATAGTTCGCGTACGAAACCTAACGCCCACCCGAACCCCCGGGATACAAACAACAGCCCGGTGACATGGAGTAATGATTTTCGGGGTTCAGTCATCTACTCGTTTTCCCAGTAACTCAATCGGTTCAAATCGGAAACTTTGCTCTGGAATTGCCACAATATACGGAGGGATACGCAAGTCAACTATGTTGTAGACCTGCGAGAAATCTGTTACGTTCCAGCTATGGCAACCAAATTCTTTCTTCCTTACCCCAGTGAAGTTATCGAAGCAACTCTGATCAAACGTTTCAAACGATTCTTCGCCGAAGTAGTCTTGGACGATGGAACCCAAACCCACGCTTTCTGTCCGAATACTGGACGCATCACTTCGAGTATATTCGAGGGAGGACGCGTTCGCCTCCTTCCAACGCCGTCCGCGAAAATTCCGTTCCGTTGGGTACAGTCGCTTACACCTTATGGTTGGTCGGGAATCGATACCATGACGCCCAATCGATTCTTCCGAAAGTTGTTTTCCGAGTTTACTGTTCAAGGATGGGGAAAAGCGTCTTTGGTAAAGCCAGAAGCAACATTCGGGAACTCCCGCTTCGACTATTATCTCGAATACCCGGGTGGAGTAAAGCGTTTCGTTGAAGTGAAGTCGGCGACCTATTGTCTTGATTCCACTGATCCGGCTTTTACTTCGTACTCATCTTCCCATTCCCCATCCCCCAATCCCCATCGCCCGTTTTTGGTCTTCCCTGATTCCCCCAGCGAGCGGGCACAGAAACATATAAACCGACTCCACGAGTTACAACGTGAGGGTTTTATTTGTTCAGTATTATATGCCGTACAACATCCCGGTGGTGAATTTATCACAGCGGCAAAACACATAGATATGGCTTATGCAATAGCGGTGTCGGCGGCGCGCCTTGCTGGGGTTGAGTTTCGCGCATTTCGGTTAGGGGCGGAACCGGATGGAATCCGTTGGGAAAATGAAGAAATTCCTGTCTTATAGAGAGTCGTTACGCTTAGTAATCCTCACCCCTGAGAATCTTTAGGCAAGGGATTTAACGCGAAGAAAACCGGGAGAAATTGCAAAGTCAGGAAAACGATTAGGAAAACAAGCGGAAGGGAGCGTACCTTAGCCCAGTTCGTCCAATGGTGGACGATTTTCATCGGATAAAGGACAGGAATGAATATCTACGTGGGTAATCTGCCGCGCGCCGCTTCTGAAGCGGACTTGCGTGCAGTGTTTGAGCAACATGGTCCGGTCAGCTCAGCTGCGATCATCAAAGACAAATTTAGCGGAGAGTCACGCGGGTTCGGTTTCGTTGAGATGCCGGGCAAGAGCGAGGCATTGGCGGCGATCTCTGCTGTTAACGGACAAGAAATGATGGGTCGCGCACTGATCGTGAACGAAGCTCGTCCGCGTGAAGAACGTCCCGCACGTCGTGAAGGCGGTGGATTCCCCCGTCGGAGCGGTGGCTTTGGCGGCGGCGGCGGTGGCGGACGCGATGGCGGCCATGGTGGCGGCAATCGCTGGTAATCGTTTATCTGAACGAACCACTTTCGAAAAAGAGTACCCGCGAGCAATCGCGGGTATTTTTTATTTCTGTTTACGCGGTTTGGTTTGTGGATCATAATGACATCATGTAATTTGTCTATGAGCTAGCATCACACCGAAAGCAAGTCAGAATGAAATCCTCACCTCTCCCAAAAACACCTTTTTCGATTGATACAGCCACCCAGCGGATGAGGGAACTTGACGAGTCGATTCAGCGCTGGATGAATGACGATCAGCACGATGAGTTAACCGCCCATTACCCGGAAATTCTTGAAGTAGCCAACTTATGCGAAGACGACCGACTGAAGGGACGGGTGTTTAATGCTTATGGAAAGTACTTCTACCGGGTTGGGCAATTCGATTATGCCTATATATCGATGCAGCGAGCGCTTGATTCAGCGCGGAGACTGGAAAATCCTCAGTTAATCGGAGCGCTGTTGAACAACATTGGCAGCGTATTTCGGGTGAGAGGTTATTTTCAAGAGGCACTCGATAATTTTGAATTGGCTCGCACTGAGTTTCAAAAGCTGGGGAA from bacterium encodes the following:
- a CDS encoding PAS domain S-box protein, with product MVVPLEVIIVEDLPSDVELIIRELVRAGFEFHYRHVETGEELSCAMDELPPDLVLTDFMLPRFTGMDTIRIVKEFNPHIPIIVITGSINEEVAVDCIHAGADDYVIKEHLSRLAPAIRHAQERHRLQLEKRRADSQLLYSRDMLGLALMSTNAGMWEVDLTTGNAAYSPSWARLLGYKLLEIIGDPQFWKKVIHPDDMPTILQDFQTHINEKTSFYENRHRAQKKSGEWIWVLSRGKMVTWDINGNPTKMVGTITDISGLVRIEEELLERSNRLDLLNQAAQKLNQTLDLAKIYETIKECISLAMNCTGLIVSEFDAESEIIRCSAACQDGNWLDVSGFPPIPLEPEGKGTQSIVIRSKQPLIIDDYPSQLRTANTSNYIDKEGHLLETVPDNAVVTRSALIVPMLVEGEVTGVIQVFGYRYNSYTDEDLKLVQALAQHASLALRNVQLYQKALTEIANRKQAEETLAFQFSTLQSILESTSDSLYSINCDYLYTSFNHVHCNRVKEFFGVEPKVGESVFKALGEGEYRQTIQAYLHRAIGGEQFTIVQTAGISSLKTKYYEVSFNPIFNNQRAVVGASVFSRDITSRMQTEREFEMLYSVSTAIHESSDIKEALEKTVAEFCVASGWVLGEAWVPEGFDFLTHLPCYHHPSLPQLETFNELSREMQIFPGVGLPGTTWARKAPVWVQDIITENASTFLRQKIAEECGLHTGFGIPVMVGAEVVAVLCFFMNDVRQADHHLLDLVNNITQQLSEFYQKKLAEEALRESERQYRMLFQKNPSPMWIYEFDSLRFIAINDAAIQKYGYSFEEIMTMTARDIFATEDVPRLEKVVAENDRGLVTLIDWRHKLKDGTLIYVDIIANNIEFLGRRARIAIAFDVTERKHTEAERLRLFTAVEQISETVVIADAAGTIQYVNPYFEKATGYTRDEVIGNNPRFLKSGQHDQTYYQTLWSTLSSGNVWHGLLVNKRKDGTYFSEDATITPVLDVAGNITNYIAVKRDLTRERQLEEQLHQSQKLEAIGRLAGGVAHDFNNLLTVVNSNAELMVAEMPQDNPLYEGLRTIQEMVDRGSALTRQLLTFSRRQIQEMKLVSLNEICLGVTKLLRRLIREDIELRFELTDEPTTIKADSGQIEQVLMNLVVNARDAMPSGGTLTIATRQRNANVTRDNQPGRFVVLTVSDTGIGMTKEVLERVLEPFFTTKPVGKGTGLGLSTVHGIVTQSGGTVTIASEVNKGTVVTVELPFSTEIFELAVEPGKPKNLLGNETILLVDDEPMILEMVKRILELKGYVVHTAENGQKALDRYAQLKGRIDLLITDVVMPHMGGAKLVDEIHIIQPDLKVLFISGYTTEDSVHQIQDLGIPLLYKPFGSRDLIEAVRNVLDTNPS
- a CDS encoding response regulator — translated: MNVASKTIDILYVEDNPDDVELTMRAMRKHNFVNFVHVVGDGEEALDFLYARGKYEQRSKLQRPKLVLLDLKLPKISGLEVLRQIKADPERKSIPIVVLTSSREDVDIEECYKLGVNSYIVKPVEFERFVQAVCDLGLYWLLLNEPPVAN
- a CDS encoding ATP-binding protein, producing the protein MEQYPKPLPRAFFVAVFAALLLLVIGSWLYYRSELKRHNAFVTSELQAIADLKTQQIIDWRNERLSDANFLFSSPDIREYVSLLDHNPNNQAIEKQLRDRLNAMYINNKYSIMRVYDHTKTLRLSLPKKDIHSSDTFYRHQDSAASIRSIVVYDFHLPPGDTVHLEILIPFFHSSNSAFAGCVVLTINPYKNLYPMLKNFPSHSQTVECVLARAEDDSVVIINELRLVDYEPLQYRESIHSKTLPAAMAVRNEFGIREGIDYRGKRVLAAVQGLPGTGWGLVVKVDRDEIDRPFFERMLMVLAISLLMVSLFIALLAYWWQRRRNDQRIQMYEIEKEKIASELSYRSLFENMLNGYAYHKMIFDENDTPIDYTFLSVNQAFETQTGLKNVVGKNVCDVIPGIRSGSPELFEIYGKVAKSGIPHRFESYLAPLQQWFDISVFSPKDDHFVVVFDNITERRNSMEALKTSEERLRAFFESNLFGTILGDIYGGIYEANEEFCRIIGYSRDEIIDGKVKWDEITPPEFISADTKGIDEARAFGVCSPYEKQYIRKDGSHIWVLVGYILLGQERERSAAFILDISRVKSAEEQLRKLNVELEQRVEQRTEALTLANKELEAFSYSVSHDLRAPLRAIDGFSRIINEDYGKQLDSEAKRLLEVIRNNAKKMAQLIDDLLSFSRVGRSNLLASSVSMTEMVRAMYYEYTNTAQREKILFTLNPLPDAFGDPTLLRQVWANLLSNAIKFTSKKPQSKIEVSGEIINDEVVYTIRDNGAGFDMRYHEKLFGVFQRLHSPSEFEGTGVGLAIVQRIIHRHHGRVWAESIENEGATFYFSLPIQEKLL
- a CDS encoding DNA/RNA nuclease SfsA; this encodes MATKFFLPYPSEVIEATLIKRFKRFFAEVVLDDGTQTHAFCPNTGRITSSIFEGGRVRLLPTPSAKIPFRWVQSLTPYGWSGIDTMTPNRFFRKLFSEFTVQGWGKASLVKPEATFGNSRFDYYLEYPGGVKRFVEVKSATYCLDSTDPAFTSYSSSHSPSPNPHRPFLVFPDSPSERAQKHINRLHELQREGFICSVLYAVQHPGGEFITAAKHIDMAYAIAVSAARLAGVEFRAFRLGAEPDGIRWENEEIPVL
- a CDS encoding RNA-binding protein — protein: MNIYVGNLPRAASEADLRAVFEQHGPVSSAAIIKDKFSGESRGFGFVEMPGKSEALAAISAVNGQEMMGRALIVNEARPREERPARREGGGFPRRSGGFGGGGGGGRDGGHGGGNRW